Proteins from a genomic interval of Beijerinckia indica subsp. indica ATCC 9039:
- a CDS encoding outer membrane beta-barrel protein has product MMAETNWRSNDGFVPKVMPRISLPFIVLLALLTGAEVHAQEASPQIAAYSPQDVRVLSSSQAGTASQTAAYAPQDARAGPLERDIRTLLYYLGPLDRLPFKLAIDQNVFYNDNIQLIPNNTATPTGFSRSDFYSTTNLNGALKFPIGPHTFFVNGGYGLVRYARNPQLNSDNYHVNGGLAWSLGSHCTGDIIGALASYQAPFYQQDLINQINVVSNLSATAGARCHVADRIYAVAGGGWRQYTNSLSQFTSNNRDQTFESVGLTYEGGALDQFGVRATFIHRVFTDRPAVVDPTLSQSLDQRNYTFNFQRTITPRINVSGSAGVTQVQGHQAVSTSSNTWPIYTVSLSWNLTPKISLGYNLSRAIIAPQGLSSDLQSVNSQLVTIGYQFSPRLSFSAQLGRTDLSNQTLNGGINTNIAFQNQRILLAGLLATYRASPLLSFTGSYYYNDRQDLITGVRATANVFMIGLSYHGNGYYVNGGSGPVID; this is encoded by the coding sequence ATGATGGCTGAGACGAATTGGCGCTCAAATGACGGTTTTGTACCCAAAGTGATGCCGAGGATTTCCCTTCCCTTCATCGTTTTACTGGCGCTTTTGACCGGTGCGGAGGTTCATGCTCAGGAAGCCTCCCCGCAAATCGCGGCCTATTCTCCGCAGGACGTCCGGGTTTTATCAAGCAGCCAGGCCGGGACAGCGTCTCAGACCGCGGCTTATGCTCCCCAAGACGCCCGCGCCGGCCCGCTCGAGCGAGATATAAGAACTTTATTATATTACCTCGGTCCGCTCGATCGTCTGCCCTTCAAGCTGGCGATCGATCAGAATGTTTTTTATAACGATAATATTCAGCTCATTCCGAATAATACGGCCACCCCCACCGGGTTCAGTCGTTCCGACTTCTATTCCACCACGAATCTCAACGGTGCTCTGAAGTTTCCCATAGGGCCGCACACCTTTTTTGTGAACGGCGGCTATGGCCTTGTGCGCTATGCGCGAAATCCGCAGCTGAATTCAGATAATTATCATGTGAATGGCGGTTTGGCCTGGAGCCTTGGAAGCCATTGCACCGGCGATATCATCGGGGCCCTGGCGTCTTATCAAGCGCCATTCTACCAGCAAGATCTCATCAACCAGATCAATGTCGTTTCGAATTTGTCGGCCACGGCGGGAGCGCGATGCCATGTCGCTGACCGTATTTATGCGGTCGCAGGTGGCGGTTGGCGTCAATATACGAATAGCTTGAGCCAATTCACAAGCAACAATCGTGATCAAACCTTTGAATCAGTAGGACTTACTTATGAAGGGGGAGCGCTGGATCAGTTTGGTGTCCGCGCGACTTTCATCCACAGAGTCTTCACGGATCGTCCAGCCGTCGTCGATCCGACTCTGTCGCAATCGCTTGATCAGCGTAATTATACTTTCAATTTTCAACGCACGATCACGCCTCGAATCAACGTATCCGGTTCTGCCGGTGTGACTCAGGTGCAGGGCCATCAGGCCGTCTCCACCAGTTCCAATACGTGGCCGATTTATACAGTCAGCCTCTCTTGGAACCTCACTCCAAAAATTTCTCTGGGCTACAATCTGTCTCGCGCGATCATTGCGCCACAGGGTTTATCATCGGATCTGCAATCGGTTAACTCGCAATTGGTGACGATAGGGTATCAGTTTTCGCCTCGCCTCTCGTTCTCTGCTCAACTGGGCCGAACGGACTTGAGTAACCAGACGCTGAATGGCGGAATCAATACGAATATCGCGTTTCAGAACCAGAGAATTTTGCTGGCCGGTCTACTTGCGACCTACCGGGCCAGCCCTTTGTTGTCTTTCACCGGCTCCTATTATTATAATGACCGCCAAGATCTGATAACGGGCGTGAGGGCGACAGCCAATGTTTTCATGATAGGATTATCCTACCATGGCAATGGTTATTATGTGAACGGCGGTAGCGGTCCTGTCATCGATTGA
- a CDS encoding polysaccharide biosynthesis/export family protein: MWRIPGIREFGRQCFKIVGALAWMACLLSINDPLAAAGRRLMPSDVLQIRVIGQPDLDTQARVDTDGTINFPYAGRLSVRGLSEAELGKRIAKILDKADVIKNPQVIVSVTTFGGQVSVLGAVGAPGQFVLDRPLTLAQALARAGGVRESAGTRVTIQRQTGYGVSVLTYDMEDVLSGRKSPAVFNNDNIVVEAAPVYFLYGFVGRAGQYPYKPGLSVQQALAIGGGISDLGSDWRIEVKRRLNDGTVLEAPVTLDDIVEANDTIIVNERWF, from the coding sequence ATGTGGAGAATACCGGGAATCCGTGAATTTGGACGCCAGTGCTTCAAGATCGTCGGCGCCCTTGCATGGATGGCATGCCTTTTGTCGATCAATGATCCCCTGGCGGCTGCGGGACGCCGGTTGATGCCCTCGGATGTCCTTCAGATCAGGGTCATCGGTCAACCCGATCTTGATACGCAAGCGCGTGTCGATACGGATGGGACGATCAATTTCCCCTATGCCGGCCGTTTGTCGGTGCGGGGATTGAGTGAAGCTGAACTCGGCAAGCGCATTGCCAAGATTCTCGACAAGGCCGACGTCATCAAGAACCCGCAAGTCATCGTTTCGGTCACGACCTTCGGTGGTCAGGTTTCTGTTCTGGGAGCCGTCGGAGCGCCGGGGCAATTCGTGCTTGATCGGCCCTTGACCTTGGCTCAGGCCTTGGCGCGCGCCGGAGGCGTCCGTGAATCGGCTGGTACACGGGTCACCATTCAGCGGCAGACCGGTTATGGTGTATCGGTATTGACCTACGACATGGAAGATGTGCTCTCCGGTCGCAAATCTCCAGCTGTCTTTAATAATGACAACATTGTTGTCGAGGCGGCTCCTGTTTATTTCCTCTATGGCTTTGTGGGGCGGGCCGGACAATATCCCTATAAGCCGGGTCTGAGCGTCCAGCAGGCCTTGGCGATTGGGGGAGGTATCAGCGATCTCGGGTCTGACTGGCGGATTGAAGTGAAGCGCCGCCTGAACGATGGCACGGTTTTGGAAGCGCCGGTTACGTTGGACGACATCGTCGAGGCAAATGATACGATTATTGTGAATGAACGTTGGTTCTAA